The following are encoded in a window of Methanobrevibacter ruminantium M1 genomic DNA:
- a CDS encoding DUF4013 domain-containing protein, with translation MPLDIIEDIWKYTTNNKTFLLIILVLFYLFCMFMQIFDEMRISYALYLSMIPYIFIAGYGMAITKDVIDNGKRLPKILIKDVIVLGIKSTVVFIVYLSVQGIFFSLVSYLCNFPIIDVEDLLLDFFETAPLLFHHNLVNTLIFIVVDFAVFYFTMFFMEMGLAKLADTGRFLDAFNLIKIKKIIDIIGWRLYAKHYTVIIFLLWVFSLLIDVETPFFVLDYIFKVFLGLLLFITQYWGIGAVYRIYKIKTN, from the coding sequence ATGCCATTGGATATAATTGAGGATATATGGAAGTATACAACAAATAATAAAACATTTCTTTTAATTATTTTGGTTTTATTCTACTTGTTTTGTATGTTCATGCAAATTTTTGATGAAATGAGGATATCCTATGCACTTTATCTGTCAATGATACCTTATATTTTCATTGCAGGCTATGGAATGGCTATAACTAAAGATGTAATTGATAATGGTAAGCGATTGCCTAAAATATTAATCAAAGATGTCATTGTTTTGGGAATAAAATCAACTGTTGTTTTTATTGTATATCTTTCTGTTCAAGGGATATTTTTTTCCCTAGTATCTTATCTATGCAATTTTCCAATAATTGATGTTGAAGACCTATTGTTAGATTTTTTTGAAACAGCACCTTTATTATTTCATCATAATCTTGTAAATACGCTTATTTTTATTGTTGTTGATTTTGCAGTATTTTATTTCACCATGTTCTTCATGGAAATGGGATTAGCTAAATTAGCAGACACTGGCAGATTTTTGGATGCTTTTAATTTGATTAAGATTAAAAAGATTATTGATATAATCGGATGGAGACTATATGCGAAACATTATACAGTAATTATATTTTTATTGTGGGTTTTCTCATTGCTTATAGACGTAGAGACTCCATTTTTTGTTCTTGATTATATTTTTAAAGTATTTTTAGGTTTATTATTGTTCATTACTCAATATTGGGGCATAGGTGCAGTTTATAGAATATATAAAATTAAAACAAACTAA